A single region of the Novosphingobium sp. SL115 genome encodes:
- a CDS encoding catalase, whose protein sequence is MEQSDKPANGPAGVCPVTGAGTRLTTAFGAPVVDNANSMTAGPRGPLLMQDVWLLEKLANLNREVIPERRMHAKGSGAFGTFTVTNDITRYTRAAIFSEVGKQTEMFARFTTVAGERGAADAERDIRGFALKFYTEQGNWDMVGNNTPVFFVRDPRKFPDLNKAVKRDPRTNLRSPTYNWDFWTLLPEALHQVTIVMSERGIPKTYRHMHGFGSHTYSFINAENERFWVKFHFISQQGIENLTDDESATLIGQDRESHQRDLYDAIERGDFPKWKMCVQIMPEAEAETYRFHPFDLTKVWYKADYPLIEVGEFELNRNSANFFADVEQSAFSPSNVVPGIGFSPDKMLQARLFSYADAQRYRLGVNHHQIPVNAARCPVHSNHRDGTMRVDGNYGSTLHYAPNSFDTWDAQSEYREPPLKIRGDADFWDFREDDDDYYTQPRALFQLMNPAQQQALFSNTAAAMGDAPDFIKRRHIDNCTRCDPAYGAGVAAALGMAPSVNPNPQPDLAD, encoded by the coding sequence ATGGAACAGTCAGACAAGCCAGCAAATGGGCCAGCCGGTGTGTGTCCGGTAACCGGGGCCGGAACCCGCCTAACCACCGCGTTTGGTGCGCCTGTGGTGGATAATGCCAATTCGATGACCGCCGGTCCGCGCGGCCCGCTGCTGATGCAGGACGTGTGGCTGCTGGAAAAGCTGGCCAACCTCAACCGCGAAGTCATCCCCGAACGGCGCATGCATGCCAAAGGGTCGGGCGCTTTCGGCACTTTCACCGTTACCAATGACATCACCCGCTATACCCGTGCCGCCATTTTCAGCGAAGTGGGCAAGCAGACCGAAATGTTCGCCCGGTTCACCACCGTTGCGGGTGAACGCGGTGCTGCCGATGCTGAACGCGACATTCGCGGTTTCGCGCTCAAATTCTACACCGAACAGGGCAACTGGGACATGGTGGGCAACAATACCCCCGTGTTCTTCGTGCGCGATCCGCGCAAGTTCCCCGATCTGAACAAGGCGGTAAAGCGCGACCCGCGCACCAACCTGCGGTCGCCCACCTATAACTGGGATTTCTGGACCCTGCTGCCCGAAGCGCTGCATCAGGTTACGATCGTGATGAGCGAACGCGGCATCCCCAAGACCTACCGCCACATGCACGGCTTTGGCAGCCACACCTACAGCTTCATCAATGCCGAAAATGAACGCTTCTGGGTGAAGTTTCACTTCATCAGCCAGCAGGGCATCGAGAACCTGACTGACGACGAAAGCGCCACACTGATTGGGCAGGATCGCGAAAGCCACCAGCGCGATCTTTATGACGCGATCGAACGCGGTGACTTCCCCAAATGGAAGATGTGCGTCCAGATCATGCCAGAGGCCGAGGCCGAGACATACCGGTTCCACCCGTTCGACCTGACTAAGGTGTGGTACAAGGCCGACTATCCGCTGATCGAGGTGGGCGAATTTGAACTGAACCGCAATTCGGCCAACTTCTTTGCCGATGTGGAACAGAGCGCGTTCTCGCCGTCCAACGTGGTGCCGGGCATCGGCTTTTCGCCCGACAAGATGTTGCAGGCGCGCCTGTTCTCCTATGCCGATGCGCAGCGCTATCGTCTGGGCGTCAACCATCACCAGATCCCGGTCAACGCGGCCCGTTGCCCGGTGCACTCCAACCATCGTGATGGCACGATGCGCGTGGACGGCAACTATGGCTCGACACTTCACTATGCGCCGAACTCGTTCGACACATGGGACGCACAATCCGAATACCGTGAGCCGCCGCTCAAGATTCGTGGCGATGCCGATTTCTGGGATTTCCGCGAAGATGACGACGATTATTATACCCAGCCGCGCGCGCTGTTCCAGTTGATGAACCCGGCCCAGCAGCAGGCTTTGTTCAGCAACACGGCAGCAGCCATGGGCGACGCGCCAGACTTCATTAAGCGTCGCCATATCGACAACTGCACCCGCTGCGATCCGGCTTATGGTGCAGGTGTCGCCGCCGCGCTGGGCATGGCTCCCAGCGTGAACCCCAACCCGCAGCCCGATCTGGCAGACTAG
- a CDS encoding alpha-N-arabinofuranosidase, with product MRVGWKSALCMVSAVALGFGGMAHAKPANNGIAAVLHADKPGPVLSRNIQGQFAEHLGGSVYDGIWVGPDSPVPNTRGIRNDVAAALKAVKVPVVRWPGGCFADIYHWRDGIGPRAQRPMRKNDWWGGLESNAFGTHEYFDFLDQIGADSYIAINMATSTPSEMREWLDYITSSANDTIADQRRANGRQKPWKLGFVGIGNEAWGCGGAQTPEYFANEYRRFATFMHRNGATFHMHNDNAALRVASGPNNDDTAWMDTVLKSAGPMMDAISLHYYTVFDGKWDSRNEATATGFPAEHWNHILYQASRMDGVLRAHEAVMDRHDPQKRIGLYVDEWGTWYAPEPGTEPGFLYQQNTLRDALVAAMTLNIFHAHADRVRMANIAQAVNVLQAMILTDGAKMALTPTYHVFRLYMPFQDAQSLPLDVQAPLLQSGTDSFPAFTASAAKGKDGRIHVAVANADADKGYRLSVRLDGLRARKVSGEVLTAAKRDAHNLPGQPEQVHPVRFDGARITGDGLTIDVPAKAVVVLALD from the coding sequence ATGAGGGTGGGCTGGAAATCGGCACTGTGCATGGTCAGCGCGGTGGCGCTTGGGTTTGGGGGCATGGCCCATGCCAAACCGGCAAACAACGGAATCGCCGCCGTGCTTCATGCCGACAAGCCGGGACCGGTGCTGTCGCGTAACATTCAGGGCCAGTTTGCCGAACATCTGGGCGGCAGCGTCTATGATGGCATCTGGGTTGGCCCGGACAGTCCCGTTCCCAACACGCGCGGCATCCGCAACGATGTGGCCGCTGCGTTGAAAGCGGTGAAAGTCCCGGTGGTGCGCTGGCCGGGCGGCTGCTTTGCCGATATCTATCACTGGCGCGATGGCATTGGCCCGCGCGCCCAACGCCCAATGCGCAAGAACGACTGGTGGGGTGGGCTGGAAAGCAACGCCTTTGGCACCCACGAATATTTCGACTTCCTCGACCAGATCGGGGCCGATTCTTACATCGCGATCAACATGGCGACCAGCACGCCATCGGAAATGCGCGAATGGTTGGATTACATTACGTCATCCGCAAACGATACTATCGCCGATCAGCGCCGCGCCAACGGGCGGCAAAAGCCGTGGAAGCTGGGCTTCGTCGGCATAGGCAATGAGGCATGGGGCTGTGGCGGGGCGCAGACGCCGGAATATTTCGCCAACGAATACCGCCGCTTCGCCACGTTCATGCACCGCAATGGCGCCACCTTTCACATGCACAACGACAATGCGGCGCTGCGCGTGGCATCCGGCCCCAACAACGACGATACGGCTTGGATGGACACGGTGCTGAAAAGCGCAGGGCCGATGATGGATGCCATTTCGCTGCACTATTACACCGTATTCGACGGCAAGTGGGACAGCCGCAACGAAGCCACCGCCACCGGATTTCCGGCGGAACACTGGAACCACATCCTGTATCAGGCATCACGCATGGATGGCGTGTTGCGCGCGCACGAAGCGGTGATGGACCGCCACGATCCGCAAAAGCGCATTGGTCTGTACGTGGATGAATGGGGCACCTGGTATGCGCCCGAACCGGGCACGGAACCGGGCTTCCTCTATCAGCAGAACACCTTGCGCGATGCGCTGGTCGCGGCGATGACGCTGAACATCTTTCACGCCCATGCCGACCGCGTGCGCATGGCCAACATCGCGCAGGCGGTGAACGTGCTTCAGGCGATGATCCTGACCGATGGCGCAAAGATGGCGCTGACCCCCACCTACCACGTCTTCCGGCTCTATATGCCGTTTCAGGATGCACAGTCGCTGCCGCTGGATGTGCAGGCGCCCTTGCTGCAATCCGGCACGGACAGCTTCCCAGCCTTCACCGCCAGCGCGGCCAAGGGCAAGGATGGGCGCATTCACGTTGCGGTGGCCAATGCCGATGCGGACAAGGGCTATCGCCTGTCGGTGCGGCTGGATGGCCTGCGCGCCCGCAAGGTCAGCGGCGAGGTGTTGACTGCGGCAAAGCGTGATGCCCACAACCTGCCGGGCCAGCCCGAACAGGTGCATCCTGTCCGCTTCGATGGCGCGCGGATTACAGGCGATGGCCTGACCATCGACGTTCCGGCCAAGGCGGTGGTGGTGCTGGCGCTGGATTGA
- a CDS encoding MarC family protein produces MWQLFISAFVTLFVVIDPPGCAPIYAGLTANASAKQAFSMALRACLIATGILLVFALCGEDLLGALHIELDSFRIAGGIMLFLIALDMVFEKRTERREERAEKVRTAQPHVEDVSVFPMAMPMLAGPGSIASVMLLTARANGNQETLVILGALGVVMVLSFLALIAARPIIRALGSQVEAVITRLLGVLLAALAAQFVIDGIQAQF; encoded by the coding sequence ATGTGGCAGCTTTTCATCTCCGCCTTCGTCACCCTGTTCGTGGTGATCGATCCGCCCGGCTGTGCGCCGATCTATGCCGGACTTACCGCCAATGCCAGCGCCAAACAGGCGTTCAGCATGGCCCTGCGCGCCTGCCTGATCGCCACCGGCATCCTGCTGGTGTTCGCACTGTGTGGCGAAGATCTGCTGGGCGCGCTGCACATCGAACTGGACAGTTTCCGCATTGCTGGCGGGATCATGCTGTTCCTGATCGCGCTGGACATGGTGTTCGAAAAGCGCACCGAACGGCGGGAAGAACGCGCTGAAAAGGTGCGCACGGCCCAGCCCCATGTCGAAGACGTCTCGGTCTTTCCCATGGCCATGCCGATGCTGGCAGGCCCCGGATCGATCGCATCGGTCATGCTGCTGACGGCGCGCGCCAATGGCAATCAGGAAACCCTGGTCATCCTTGGCGCGCTGGGCGTGGTCATGGTGTTGAGCTTCCTTGCCCTGATCGCCGCGCGCCCGATCATCCGCGCGCTGGGATCGCAAGTGGAGGCAGTGATTACCCGCCTGCTGGGCGTGCTGCTGGCGGCGCTGGCGGCGCAATTCGTGATCGACGGGATTCAGGCGCAGTTCTGA
- a CDS encoding HNH endonuclease, whose translation MLHKALIERAAAARPHSGDSAANLDILRNDRHLSNCPALVLNADYTPLSYYPLSLWPWQTAIKAVFLERVDIIDTYDREVHSPGRGMRLPSVIALRQYVRPSEYPAFTRFNLFLRDSFQCQYCGTPENLTFDHIVPRRLGGRTSWENVAAACAPCNLRKGGRTPEQAHMRLMSRAIRPTTWQLQDRGRAFPPNYLHETWRDWLYWDVELES comes from the coding sequence ATGCTCCACAAGGCGCTGATAGAACGGGCGGCTGCGGCCAGGCCCCACAGCGGCGATAGCGCCGCAAATCTCGATATTTTGCGCAACGACCGGCACCTGTCCAACTGCCCCGCGCTGGTCCTCAATGCCGATTACACCCCGCTCAGCTACTATCCGCTAAGCCTGTGGCCGTGGCAGACCGCGATCAAGGCGGTGTTCCTTGAACGGGTGGACATCATCGACACGTATGACCGCGAGGTTCACAGCCCCGGTCGAGGGATGCGCTTGCCGTCGGTCATCGCGCTGCGCCAGTATGTGCGGCCCAGCGAATATCCCGCCTTCACCCGCTTCAATCTGTTCCTGCGCGATAGTTTCCAGTGCCAGTATTGCGGCACACCCGAAAACCTGACCTTCGATCATATCGTGCCGCGCCGTCTTGGCGGGCGCACATCATGGGAAAACGTCGCGGCGGCCTGCGCGCCCTGCAACTTGCGCAAAGGGGGCCGCACGCCCGAACAGGCCCACATGCGGCTGATGAGTCGTGCGATTCGCCCCACCACCTGGCAATTGCAGGACCGTGGACGCGCCTTTCCGCCCAATTACCTCCACGAAACCTGGCGTGACTGGCTTTACTGGGACGTCGAACTGGAAAGTTAA
- the folD gene encoding bifunctional methylenetetrahydrofolate dehydrogenase/methenyltetrahydrofolate cyclohydrolase FolD translates to MTAAVIDGKAFAATLRGKVGELAAAFEAQAGRKAGLAVVLVGEDPASQVYVRSKGKSTVEAGMNSFEHKLPADTAEADLLAVVEKLNADPSVDGILVQLPLPRHMDEQKVIAAINPDKDVDGFHVTNAGRLAVGQPGFVPCTPLGCLMLLKDRLGDLSGLAAVVIGRSNIVGKPMAQLLIAESCTVTVAHSRTKNLAQVVGRADIVVAAVGRPEMVKGDWIKPGATVIDVGINRVTGATEGKTKLVGDVDYASAAAVASAITPVPGGVGPMTIAVLLRNTLVAAYRNEALTLADDAI, encoded by the coding sequence ATGACTGCTGCCGTGATTGACGGAAAGGCCTTTGCTGCAACTTTGCGCGGTAAAGTGGGCGAACTTGCCGCTGCATTCGAAGCGCAGGCGGGGCGCAAGGCGGGCCTTGCCGTGGTACTGGTGGGCGAAGATCCGGCCAGCCAGGTCTACGTCCGTTCCAAGGGCAAGAGCACCGTGGAAGCGGGCATGAACAGCTTTGAACACAAGCTGCCCGCCGACACCGCCGAGGCGGACCTGCTGGCGGTGGTGGAAAAGCTGAATGCCGATCCCTCAGTGGACGGCATTCTGGTGCAGCTGCCCCTGCCCCGCCACATGGATGAGCAGAAAGTCATCGCCGCAATCAACCCGGACAAGGACGTGGATGGCTTTCACGTCACCAATGCGGGCCGTCTTGCCGTGGGCCAGCCGGGGTTCGTGCCCTGCACCCCGCTGGGCTGCCTGATGCTGCTGAAGGACCGTCTGGGCGATCTTTCCGGGCTGGCCGCAGTGGTCATTGGCCGGTCAAACATCGTGGGCAAACCCATGGCGCAACTGCTTATCGCGGAAAGCTGCACGGTGACGGTGGCGCACAGTCGGACAAAGAATCTGGCGCAAGTGGTAGGTCGCGCCGATATCGTGGTGGCCGCCGTGGGCCGCCCGGAAATGGTCAAGGGCGACTGGATCAAGCCCGGCGCGACAGTGATCGACGTGGGCATCAACCGCGTGACAGGCGCGACAGAAGGCAAGACGAAGCTGGTGGGCGACGTGGACTATGCTTCTGCCGCCGCCGTCGCTTCGGCCATCACTCCGGTTCCCGGCGGAGTTGGCCCGATGACCATCGCGGTGCTGCTGCGCAACACGCTGGTTGCCGCCTATCGCAACGAAGCGCTGACGCTGGCCGACGACGCGATCTGA
- a CDS encoding LON peptidase substrate-binding domain-containing protein — translation MGANITSARLSIFPLAGAVLYPGLQLPLHIFEPRYRAMVSDSLARDRRIAMIQPQSAADGAPLFKVGCVGKIADVEALEDGRYNLILEGIARFRVIRELEVTTPFRQVEAELLVDDMNEALSAVERASFERESRKFADAQGYAVDWDSVRRLDDMSLINGVSQIAPFDAAAKQALLEADTLATRCELLVQLMQFFGRRDSDDEGRVTLQ, via the coding sequence ATGGGCGCGAACATCACCTCTGCGCGCCTTTCCATCTTTCCGCTGGCAGGCGCGGTGCTTTATCCCGGCCTGCAATTGCCACTGCATATTTTCGAGCCGCGTTATCGCGCCATGGTCAGCGATTCGCTGGCGCGTGATCGGCGCATCGCGATGATCCAGCCGCAAAGCGCGGCTGATGGCGCGCCCCTGTTCAAGGTGGGCTGTGTTGGCAAGATTGCCGATGTCGAGGCGCTGGAAGATGGGCGCTATAATCTTATCCTTGAAGGCATCGCGCGCTTCCGGGTGATTCGCGAACTGGAAGTGACCACGCCGTTCCGACAGGTCGAGGCCGAATTGCTGGTCGATGACATGAACGAAGCGCTAAGCGCGGTCGAACGTGCGTCATTTGAACGTGAATCGCGCAAATTTGCCGATGCGCAAGGCTACGCCGTGGATTGGGATTCGGTCAGGCGGCTGGACGACATGTCGCTCATCAATGGCGTATCGCAAATTGCCCCGTTCGATGCTGCCGCTAAACAGGCCTTGCTGGAAGCAGACACGCTGGCCACCCGCTGCGAACTGCTGGTGCAACTGATGCAGTTTTTCGGTCGACGCGATTCGGACGATGAAGGCCGGGTTACCCTGCAATAA
- a CDS encoding tetratricopeptide repeat protein produces MGLNLDEQKAVDRFRKDVVEPSMTKLVILDFWAEWCGPCKALTPVLEKVAAEYADKGVVLAKVNVDEEQFIAAQFQVRSIPTVYAMFQGQPVADLTQARTESQLKQYIDQILAKVPVQAGEAKEDVTPLLAMGEDVLAEGDGERAAAIFAQIAEIAPDNAQAHAGLVRALILAGQKDEAQAVLDSLDPKLAADPVFAQARSALALAEDAPEEGELAALRAAAAERPADMEAQLAFANALYAGGQRDEAAAKLLAMIAADREWNEGAAKARLLQIFEAIGLEDPWVSATRRKLSTVLFG; encoded by the coding sequence ATGGGGCTTAACCTAGACGAACAGAAAGCGGTCGATCGTTTCCGCAAGGATGTGGTCGAACCATCAATGACCAAGCTGGTCATTCTCGATTTCTGGGCGGAATGGTGCGGGCCGTGCAAAGCGCTGACGCCGGTGCTGGAAAAGGTCGCCGCCGAATATGCCGACAAGGGCGTGGTGCTGGCCAAGGTCAATGTCGATGAGGAACAGTTCATTGCCGCGCAGTTCCAGGTGCGGTCGATCCCCACCGTCTATGCGATGTTTCAGGGCCAGCCTGTGGCGGATCTGACGCAGGCGCGCACCGAATCGCAGTTGAAGCAATATATCGACCAGATTCTGGCCAAAGTTCCGGTGCAGGCGGGCGAGGCAAAAGAAGACGTGACCCCGCTTCTGGCAATGGGTGAGGATGTCCTTGCCGAAGGCGATGGCGAACGCGCCGCAGCCATCTTTGCCCAGATCGCGGAAATCGCGCCCGATAATGCGCAGGCTCACGCCGGGCTGGTACGCGCGCTGATTCTGGCAGGCCAGAAGGATGAAGCGCAGGCGGTTCTTGATTCGCTGGACCCCAAGCTGGCGGCAGACCCGGTGTTCGCGCAAGCCCGGTCGGCGCTGGCGCTGGCTGAAGATGCCCCGGAAGAAGGCGAACTGGCTGCCTTGCGAGCGGCTGCGGCGGAACGCCCCGCCGACATGGAAGCGCAGCTTGCCTTCGCCAACGCGCTTTATGCCGGTGGCCAGCGCGATGAAGCCGCGGCAAAGCTGCTGGCGATGATCGCGGCGGATCGTGAATGGAATGAGGGCGCGGCCAAGGCACGCCTGCTGCAGATTTTCGAGGCTATCGGTCTTGAAGATCCGTGGGTTTCGGCCACGCGCCGCAAACTTTCCACCGTGCTGTTCGGTTGA
- a CDS encoding NAD(P)H-dependent flavin oxidoreductase yields the protein MTASPKTTALMRRGAEFLGTEHAILCGAMSWVSERNLVSAISNAGGFGVIACGAMTPELLDAEITATKALTAKPFGVNLITMHPALFDLIAVCARHKVGHVVLAGGIPPKGSVEAIKEFGGKVLVFAPTLALAKKLLRSGADALVIEGSEAGGHIGPVSTSVLAQEFLPALAEDHVVFVAGGIGRGEMIASYLEMGASGVQLGTRFACATESIAHPAFKKAFFRGNARDAVASVQVDPRLPVIPVRALKNKGTEEFTTKQVEVAKLLDEGTLDMAAAQLEIEHFWAGALRRAVIDGDVERGSVMAGQSVGMVNEEEPVAQIIAQLIAESEIALNRR from the coding sequence ATGACTGCCAGCCCCAAGACCACAGCACTGATGCGCCGTGGCGCCGAGTTTCTTGGCACCGAACACGCCATCCTGTGCGGGGCGATGAGCTGGGTTTCGGAGCGTAATCTGGTATCCGCCATCAGCAACGCGGGCGGGTTTGGTGTGATTGCCTGTGGGGCGATGACGCCCGAACTGCTGGATGCCGAAATCACCGCGACCAAGGCACTGACCGCCAAGCCGTTTGGCGTGAACCTGATTACCATGCACCCCGCGCTCTTCGATCTGATCGCAGTCTGCGCCCGTCACAAGGTGGGCCATGTCGTGCTGGCAGGCGGCATTCCGCCCAAGGGCAGTGTCGAGGCGATCAAGGAATTTGGCGGCAAGGTGCTGGTGTTCGCCCCTACACTGGCGCTGGCCAAAAAGCTGCTGCGTTCCGGCGCGGATGCGCTGGTGATCGAAGGGTCGGAAGCGGGCGGGCACATCGGGCCGGTGTCGACTTCGGTTCTGGCGCAGGAATTCCTGCCGGCCCTTGCCGAAGATCATGTGGTGTTCGTGGCGGGCGGCATTGGCCGGGGCGAAATGATCGCCAGCTATCTGGAAATGGGCGCATCAGGCGTGCAGCTTGGCACACGGTTTGCCTGCGCGACAGAATCCATTGCCCACCCCGCATTCAAGAAAGCGTTCTTCCGGGGCAATGCGCGTGATGCCGTGGCCAGCGTGCAGGTGGACCCGCGCCTGCCGGTAATTCCGGTGCGCGCATTGAAGAACAAGGGCACCGAAGAATTCACCACCAAGCAGGTGGAAGTGGCCAAGTTGCTGGATGAAGGCACGCTGGACATGGCCGCCGCACAGCTTGAAATCGAACATTTCTGGGCAGGCGCCCTGCGCCGTGCGGTAATTGACGGCGATGTGGAACGCGGATCGGTGATGGCCGGACAATCGGTGGGCATGGTCAATGAGGAAGAGCCGGTGGCACAGATCATCGCACAACTGATCGCGGAAAGCGAAATCGCGCTGAACCGGCGCTGA
- a CDS encoding M20/M25/M40 family metallo-hydrolase: MRSMLFATLSCVLLSGSALAAETPLRPDQTAYRELLKEMVETDTSITTGSCTALADKVEGHLRKAGFTDAEIHRFAVPEFPKEGGIVAILPGTSKKEKPILLLGHLDVVVAKREDWTRDPYKFIEEGGYYYGRGVADMKAMDAIWIDMLMRMRKGGEKPKRTIKLALTCGEETSTAFNGAQWLSENRRELIDAAFALNEGGSGRTDKPLEQGGKVVVQTMHVGEKTPVNYRIEATNPGGHSSMPVKDNAIYELSDAIARIRDFEFPLMLNDTTRAYFSRAGAARSDAMGKAMVQIVKTPDDKQALALLDTDRSFHSMLRTTCVATLLDGGHANNALPQRAGANINCRIFPGVSGEEVRKTLESVIADPRMTVVRTDKRGPEAKAPPLDPKIMGPAEKLVAKYYPGVPMVPVMSTGATDGVFLSAVGIPSYGPPGLFGNPDGNGVHGLNERVAMKSVYTGRDLLEELVRAYAF; this comes from the coding sequence ATGCGCTCGATGCTTTTTGCCACGCTTTCCTGTGTTCTGCTGTCCGGTTCGGCTCTTGCTGCAGAAACGCCGCTACGGCCCGATCAGACCGCCTATCGCGAACTGCTGAAAGAGATGGTCGAAACCGACACCTCGATCACCACCGGCAGTTGCACGGCTCTGGCGGACAAGGTTGAAGGGCACTTGCGCAAGGCAGGCTTTACCGACGCTGAGATCCACCGTTTCGCCGTGCCCGAATTTCCCAAGGAGGGCGGCATTGTTGCCATTCTTCCCGGCACATCCAAAAAGGAAAAGCCGATCCTGCTGCTGGGCCATCTGGATGTGGTGGTGGCCAAGCGGGAAGACTGGACCCGCGATCCGTACAAATTCATCGAGGAAGGCGGGTATTATTACGGTCGCGGCGTGGCCGATATGAAGGCGATGGATGCGATCTGGATCGACATGCTGATGCGCATGCGCAAGGGCGGTGAAAAGCCCAAACGCACGATCAAGCTGGCGCTGACCTGTGGCGAGGAAACTAGCACCGCGTTCAACGGCGCGCAGTGGCTGTCGGAAAACCGTCGCGAGCTGATCGACGCGGCCTTTGCCCTGAACGAAGGGGGTAGCGGGCGCACAGACAAGCCGCTGGAACAGGGCGGCAAAGTGGTGGTCCAGACCATGCATGTGGGCGAAAAGACGCCGGTCAACTACCGCATCGAGGCGACCAATCCCGGCGGCCACAGTTCGATGCCAGTCAAGGACAACGCGATCTATGAATTGTCGGATGCCATTGCCCGCATCCGCGATTTCGAATTTCCGCTGATGCTGAACGATACCACGCGGGCCTATTTCAGCCGGGCAGGGGCCGCGCGCAGCGACGCCATGGGCAAGGCTATGGTCCAGATCGTCAAGACCCCCGACGACAAGCAGGCGCTGGCCCTGCTCGATACTGACCGCTCGTTCCATTCGATGCTGCGCACAACCTGCGTTGCCACGCTGCTGGATGGTGGCCATGCCAACAATGCGCTTCCCCAGCGCGCCGGGGCCAACATCAACTGCCGCATCTTCCCCGGCGTTTCGGGCGAAGAGGTGCGCAAGACGCTGGAAAGCGTGATTGCCGATCCGCGCATGACCGTGGTCCGCACCGACAAGCGCGGGCCGGAAGCCAAGGCTCCGCCGCTTGACCCCAAGATCATGGGACCAGCCGAAAAGCTGGTGGCCAAGTATTATCCCGGCGTGCCGATGGTTCCGGTCATGTCCACCGGCGCCACCGATGGCGTGTTCCTGTCCGCCGTGGGCATCCCGTCGTATGGCCCGCCGGGCCTGTTCGGCAACCCAGATGGTAACGGCGTCCACGGGCTGAACGAACGGGTGGCGATGAAATCGGTCTATACCGGGCGTGACCTTCTGGAAGAACTGGTCCGCGCCTATGCGTTCTGA
- a CDS encoding TCR/Tet family MFS transporter → MQHRASFGIVFAIVLIDMLGFGIVAPVLPGLIIELTHVDIGTAAEYAGWLGAGYAAMQFLFAPVLGNLSDRFGRRPVLLAAVLMLGLDYLLQAIAPHFGWLIIGRLLAGVTGASFSAAYAYIADVTPPEKRAASFGMMGLAFGFGFVVGPAMGGLLGAVDPRLPFYAAAALALTNFAFGLVFLKESLSPENRRPFDWRQANALSSLKALRGQSPTVLWFVAALSMWQLAHVVYPAVWPYFAIAAYGFSTADVGLALAMVGFSSALVQGLGLRWALPKLGERRAVMLGVGGLCASAVLYAVAREHWQVYVAIAVGALQGFVQPPIAAFNSRAVDARSQGELQGAVQSIGSIAAIIGPPVYTQALARFSGPHAIINLPAMPMLLSAGISLITLALFWKGASLLRDKD, encoded by the coding sequence ATGCAGCACCGCGCCTCTTTCGGTATCGTCTTTGCCATCGTGCTGATCGACATGCTGGGTTTTGGCATTGTCGCGCCGGTGCTGCCGGGGCTGATTATCGAACTGACCCATGTGGATATCGGCACGGCGGCGGAATATGCCGGGTGGCTGGGCGCGGGTTATGCCGCGATGCAGTTCCTGTTCGCACCCGTGCTGGGCAATCTTTCCGACCGCTTTGGCCGACGCCCGGTTCTGCTGGCTGCCGTACTGATGCTGGGGCTGGACTACCTGCTGCAAGCCATAGCCCCGCATTTCGGCTGGCTGATTATCGGGCGCCTGCTTGCAGGGGTTACCGGGGCGAGCTTCTCTGCCGCCTATGCCTATATCGCCGATGTGACCCCGCCCGAAAAGCGCGCGGCCAGCTTTGGCATGATGGGGCTGGCGTTCGGCTTTGGTTTTGTGGTTGGCCCGGCGATGGGCGGACTGCTGGGCGCGGTCGATCCGCGTCTGCCGTTCTATGCCGCAGCGGCGCTGGCGCTGACCAACTTTGCCTTCGGGCTGGTGTTCCTGAAGGAATCGCTCAGCCCGGAAAACCGCCGTCCGTTCGACTGGCGGCAGGCCAATGCGCTGTCATCATTGAAGGCGCTGCGCGGGCAAAGCCCGACAGTGCTGTGGTTTGTGGCGGCGCTGAGCATGTGGCAACTGGCGCATGTCGTCTATCCGGCGGTGTGGCCCTATTTCGCGATTGCCGCCTATGGCTTTTCCACCGCTGACGTCGGGCTGGCACTGGCCATGGTCGGCTTTTCCAGCGCGCTGGTGCAAGGCCTTGGCCTGCGCTGGGCCTTGCCCAAGCTGGGCGAACGGCGCGCGGTAATGCTGGGCGTGGGCGGGTTGTGCGCTTCGGCAGTGCTCTATGCCGTGGCGCGCGAACACTGGCAGGTTTACGTGGCGATTGCGGTGGGGGCGTTGCAGGGCTTCGTGCAGCCGCCGATTGCCGCATTCAACAGCCGCGCGGTGGACGCGCGCAGCCAGGGCGAATTGCAAGGCGCGGTGCAATCCATCGGGTCGATCGCGGCGATCATTGGCCCGCCGGTCTATACGCAGGCACTGGCGCGGTTCAGCGGGCCGCATGCGATCATCAACCTGCCCGCCATGCCGATGCTGCTGTCGGCGGGGATTTCGCTGATTACGCTGGCGTTGTTCTGGAAGGGCGCCTCGCTGCTGCGGGACAAGGATTAA